A DNA window from Setaria viridis chromosome 2, Setaria_viridis_v4.0, whole genome shotgun sequence contains the following coding sequences:
- the LOC117843537 gene encoding peroxidase 2, translating to MASASCLSLLVLVALASSASAQLSSTFYERSCPRALATIKSAVNAAVSQEARMGASLLRLHFHDCFVQGCDASVLLAGNEQNDPPNLTLRGFNVIANIKAQVEAICKQTVSCADILAVAARDSVVALGGPSWTVPLGRRDSLKAASTSMVLQNLIPPTSSLTQLIQGYGNLGLNPTDLVALSGAHTIGQAHCPSYQDHIYNDTNINQAFAASLKANCPATGGSNVMAPLDTTTPNAFDNAYFKNLQSQKGLLHSDQELFNGGSTDNTVRNFASNPSAFSSAFVTAMIKMGNISPLTGTQGQIRTTCSAANP from the exons ATGGCCTCTGCCTCTTGCCTTAGCCTGTTGGTGCTGGTGGCTctggcctcgtcggcgtcggcgcagTTGTCGTCGACGTTCTACGAAAGGTCGTGCCCCAGGGCTCTGGCCACCATCAAGAGCGCCGTGAATGCCGCGGTGTCGCAGGAGGCGCGCATGGGCGCCTCCCTGCTCAGGCTgcacttccacgactgctttgTCCAA GGCTGTGACGCATCCGTTCTGCTGGCGGGGAACGAGCAGAACGATCCTCCGAATCTAACTCTGAGAGGCTTCAACGTCATCGCCAACATCAAGGCGCAGGTGGAGGCCATCTGCAAGCAgaccgtctcctgcgccgacatcctcgccgtcgccgcccgcgacTCCGTCGTAGCG CTGGGAGGACCGTCTTGGACAGTTCCGCTGGGGAGAAGGGACTCGCTGAAAGCTGCAAGCACGAGCATGGTGTTGCAGAACCTCATCCCGCCTACATCTAGCCTCACTCAACTGATTCAAGGGTACGGGAACTTGGGCCTCAACCCAACCGACTTGGTTGCTCTCTCAG GTGCGCACACGATCGGCCAGGCGCACTGCCCGAGCTACCAAGACCACATCTACAACGACACCAACATCAACCAGGCGTTCGCGGCGTCGCTCAAGGCCAACTGCCCCGCGACAGGCGGCTCCAACGTCATGGCGCCGCTGGACACGACGACGCCCAACGCGTTCGACAACGCCTACTTCAAGAACCTGCAGTCGCAGAAGGGGCTCCTGCACTCCGACCAGGAGCTCTTCAACGGCGGCAGCACCGACAACACGGTCCGCAACTTCGCGTCCAACCCGTCGGCGTTCAGCAGCGCCTTCGTGACTGCCATGATCAAGATGGGCAACATCAGCCCTCTGACGGGGACGCAAGGCCAGATCAGGACCACATGCTCCGCGGCGAACCCGTAA
- the LOC117845400 gene encoding peroxidase RIP1, with the protein MATVLVYLTVMAAVVASAAFGAAELTADYYSETCPHALSTIKLLVGAAILREPRMGASLVRLHFHDCFVNGCDGSILLDDTDDMIGEKTAKPNNNSIRGYDVIDTIKSAVNTVCLGNVVSCADIVAVAARDSIVALGGTSYDVLLGRRDATTASIDDANNDIPNPFMDLPALVSNFESHGLSLHDLVVLSGGHTLGYSRCLFFRSRLYNETDTLDPAYAASLDERCPPSGDDEALTSLDDTPTTVDTDYYQGLMQGRALLHSDQQLYQGGGGDADALVKYYGEKPSKFWEDFAAAMVKMGNLSPLTGDEGEIRENCRVVNQE; encoded by the exons ATGGCGACCGTTCTTGTTTACCTCACCGTGATGGCGGCGGTTGTGGCCTCGGCGGCGTTCGGGGCGGCGGAGCTCACCGCGGATTACTACAGCGAGACGTGCCCGCACGCGCTGAGCACCATCAAGCTCCTCGTCGGCGCGGCCATCCTCAGGGAGCCCAGGATGGGGGCGTCGCTCGTCCGCCTccacttccacgactgcttcgtcaat GGCTGCGACGGCTCCATCCTGCTGGACGACACCGATGACATGATCGGCGAGAAGACGGCCAAGCCCAACAACAACTCGATCAGAGGGTACGACGTCATCGACACCATCAAGTCGGCGGTGAACACGGTCTGCTTGGGGAACGTCGTCTCCTGCGCTGACATCGTGGCTGTAGCTGCTCGAGACTCCATTGTCGCG CTGGGAGGAACATCCTACGACGTGCTCctggggcggcgcgacgcgacgacggcgagcaTCGACGACGCGAACAACGACATCCCGAACCCGTTCATGGACCTGCCGGCACTAGTCTCCAACTTCGAGTCCCACGGCCTCTCCCTGCACGACCTCGTCGTGCTCTCCGGCGGCCACACGCTGGGCTACTCCCGCTGCCTCTTCTTCCGGAGCCGCCTCTACAACGAGACCGACACGCTGGACCCGGCCTACGCGGCGTCGCTGGACGAGCGGTGCCCGCcctccggcgacgacgaggcgcTGACGTCGCTGGACGACACCCCCACCACCGTCGACACCGATTACTACCAGGGCCTCATGCAGGGCCGCGCGCTGCTCCACTCGGACCAGCAGCTGtaccagggcggcggcggcgacgccgacgccctCGTCAAGTACTACGGCGAGAAGCCCAGCAAGTTCTGGGAGGACTTCGCCGCGGCCATGGTGAAGATGGGCAACCTCAGCCCGCTCACCGGCGACGAAGGCGAGATCAGGGAGAACTGCCGGGTCGTCAACCAGGAGTGA
- the LOC140221753 gene encoding uncharacterized protein has protein sequence MMAFKSMASHALMFLAMALMLAVSVRAQGSSPPRAPTPAPPRGPPPTPSRAPPSRAPPSRAPPAPSNPPTVAPTPAPTPAPTPAPMSAPTRSPPAPTNPPMLAPAPTPTRAPTPAPTPAPTPSPTPVPTPSPTPAPTPAPTPARTPAPTPVPTPSPTPAPTPAPTPAPTPAPTPVPTLSPTPAPTPASTPAPTPASAPAPTPAPTPVPTPAPTPIPTPSPTPAPTPAPAPALTPAPTPVPTPAPTPVPTPAPTPAPTPAPAPTPTPAPAPTPVPTPAPTPASIVAPTQAPTPTPTPSPIPAPTPAPTSTLTPTPTPAPAPAPTPAPVLPPSTPRPPPPPQAVCPAGFSNLEAFNSAVLPYALRRTILLLVSKPSIALFPPTIKTTCLCYFSTSTTIGIITVPSVRGPIECVPARTA, from the coding sequence ATGATGGCGTTCAAGTCCATGGCTTCCCATGCGCTCATGTTCCTCGCCATGGCACTCATGCTCGCGGTTTCTGTCCGGGCGCAGGGGTCGTCACCACCACGAGCGCCCACGCCAGCGCCGCCACGTGGTCCGCCGCCTACACCGTCACGGGCACCACCTTCACGGGCACCACCTTCACGGGCACCACCAGCTCCGAGTAATCCACCTACGGTAGCACCGACTCCCGCTCCAACCCCTGCACCAACTCCAGCTCCAATGTCAGCACCCACACGATCACCACCAGCTCCAACTAATCCACCCATGCTAGCACcagctccgactccgactcgtGCACCGACACCAGCTCCGACGCCGGCACCGACTCCTTCTCCCACGCCTGTCCCGaccccttctccgacgccagcACCAACCCCTGCTCCGACACCGGCACGGACTCCTGCTCCCACGCCCGTCCCGaccccttctccgacgccagcACCAACCCCTGCTCCGACACCGGCACCGACTCCTGCTCCCACGCCCGTCCCGACCCTTTCTCCGACGCCAGCACCAACCCCTGCTTCGACACCGGCACCGACTCCTGCTTCAGCACCGGCACCGACTCCTGCTCCCACGCCCGTTCCAACTCCTGCTCCGACACCCATCCCGACCCCTTCTCCAACGCCAGCACCAACCCCTGCTCCGGCACCGGCACTGACTCCTGCTCCCACACCCGTTCCGACTCCTGCTCCGACACCCGTCCCGACCCCTGCACCCACGCCGGCACCAACCCCTGCTCCGGCACCCACTCCgactcctgctcctgctccgacGCCGGTACCAACCCCTGCACCTACACCAGCATCGATAGTTGCTCCTACACAAGCACCAACCCCGACACCGACGCCCTCACCAATACCTGCTCCGACTCCTGCTCCAACGTCCACATTGACCCCTACTCCGACAccagctccagctcctgcaCCAACCCCTGCACCGGTGCTGCCACCTTCAACGCccagaccaccaccaccaccccaagCTGTGTGTCCTGCCGGCTTCAGTAACCTAGAAGCGTTTAACTCTGCCGTTCTACCCTATGCTTTACGCCGCACTATTCTGCTTTTGGTATCTAAGCCGAGCATTGCTCTCTTCCCGCCCACCATCAAAACAACATGCCTTTGCTATTTCTCAACTAGCACCACGATCGGCATCATAACCGTTCCCAGTGTCAGAGGCCCCATCGAATGCGTGCCTGCCCGAACTGCTTGA
- the LOC117842319 gene encoding WEB family protein At2g38370 isoform X1: protein MNGEPEAQDLAPPAAGGVLEVRAEVDTSAPFKSVREAVDHFGGSAAWSSHLIKRMFVPPKKQVGTEELANLEEQTRQLEKVLSIKERETLDVLKELESTKKVIAYLKLQVQSEEACTFSISEERDQAEATTEEGPPEKQSENAEPEVRMPGQDAQLQQAPGSSVLKGLEQAKANLNKTSSDLEAIRACIESLQNEIAKEKVLVERSREKVCANTTLISSLEDELDRTTSQKLQTLRDLQRRRQDPSDIFIEINNMTSELEQLRNAANASKSEAVMLAAEIEKMRASIGTAEVRCLAAKKIEEAARAAEALALAEIKILLSNEASSAEGLQGADGVNLSLEEYSELVSKAQEADECSRKKIEGAMVQVVEANQSESCSIRKLEEAQLQVDECKKALQEAQERVDAANRGKIAVEEALRRCRSATGYKRRSLHDHPKFKHAAPRGRDSQNLDIVDLSKGPLKPTLSIGQILSRKLMGPDGYDKSVWENTSEASNVSLGQILNRRRAVVYSSDATAHASGQGDKSKHAKKFAGKRKKFAFTGLSVFLARQAKSKKNKNHIRTTNVNLAGKKNCCVPS, encoded by the exons ATGAACGGCGAGCCCGAGGCGCAAGACCtagctccgcccgccgccggcggcgtcctgGAGGTCCGGGCGGAGGTCGACACCTCGGCGCCCTTCAAGTCTGTGCGCGAGGCCGTCGACCACttcggcggcagcgccgcctgGAGCTCCCACCTCATCAAGCGCATGTTCGTGCCCCCAAAG AAACAGGTGGGAACTGAAGAATTGGCCAATTTGGAAGAGCAGACCCGGCAGCTGGAGAAGGTGCTCAGCATCAAAGAAAGGGAAACGCTTGATGTGCTGAAAGAGTTGGAGTCCACCAAGAAGGTTATTGCATATTTAAAGCTCCAGGTACAGAGCGAAGAAGCTTGTACATTTTCCATCTCTGAGGAGAGGGACCAAGCTGAGGCAACCACTGAAGAAGGACCTCCGGAAAAGCAGTCTGAAAATGCCGAACCTGAAGTGCGTATGCCTGGCCAAGATGCACAGCTGCAGCAGGCTCCTGGTTCTTCAGTGCTAAAGGGGCTTGAGCAGGCCAAAGCTAACTTAAACAAGACCTCGAGTGATTTAGAAGCTATAAGGGCCTGCATCGAGTCGCTACAGAATGAAATTGCTAAAGAGAAAGTCTTGGTGGAGAGAAGCCGAGAGAAGGTGTGCGCCAACACTACATTGATTTCATCACTGGAGGATGAACTAGACCGGACGACCTCACAGAAGCTGCAGACACTGAGGGATCTGCAGAGGAGGCGTCAAGATCCCTCGGACATCTTCATCGAGATCAACAACATGACGTCTGAGCTAGAGCAGCTCAGGAACGCAGCGAATGCGTCGAAATCTGAAGCTGTTATGTTGGCTGCTGAAATTGAGAAGATGAGAGCTAGCATTGGCACTGCTGAGGTGAGGTGTCTTGCAGCCAAGAAGATAGAAGAGGCGGCAAGAGCAGCAGAAGCTCTTGCACTCGCTGAGATCAAGATCCTACTAAGCAATGAAGCTTCATCAGCTGAGGGTCTCCAGGGTGCAGATGGTGTGAACCTTTCATTGGAAGAGTACTCTGAGCTTGTTTCCAAAGCACAAGAGGCTGATGAATGCTCAAGAAAGAAAATTGAAGGTGCAATGGTGCAGGTTGTTGAAGCCAACCAGTCAGAATCTTGCTCTATTAGAAAGCTGGAAGAAGCTCAATTACAGGTTGACGAATGTAAGAAGGCACTACAGGAGGCCCAGGAGAGGGTGGATGCTGCCAACCGGGGCAAGATCGCAGTAGAAGAGGCTCTTCGTAGATGCCGATCTGCGACTGGGTACAAGAGGCGTTCACTCCATGACCATCCCAAGTTCAAACACGCAGCACCCCGTGGCAGAGATTCCCAAAATTTGGATATTGTGGACCTTTCAAAGGGTCCCTTGAAGCCAACATTGTCGATCGGTCAGATACTGAGTAGGAAGCTAATGGGGCCTGATGGGTATGATAAAAGTGTTTGGGAGAATACAAGTGAAGCTTCTAATGTGTCACTTGGCCAGATTCTGAACCGAAGGCGTGCAGTTGTGTATAGCAGTGATGCAACTGCTCATGCCAGCGGGCAGGGGGATAAGTCGAAGCATGCCAAGAAATTTgcaggaaaaaggaagaaatttGCATTTACTGGACTCTCAGTTTTCTTGGCAAGACAAGCCAAGAGCAAGAAGAATAAGAATCACATTAGAACTACTAATGTCAACttggcaggaaaaaaaaattgttgtgtACCTAGCTAG
- the LOC117842319 gene encoding WEB family protein At2g38370 isoform X2 yields MNGEPEAQDLAPPAAGGVLEVRAEVDTSAPFKSVREAVDHFGGSAAWSSHLIKRMFVPPKVGTEELANLEEQTRQLEKVLSIKERETLDVLKELESTKKVIAYLKLQVQSEEACTFSISEERDQAEATTEEGPPEKQSENAEPEVRMPGQDAQLQQAPGSSVLKGLEQAKANLNKTSSDLEAIRACIESLQNEIAKEKVLVERSREKVCANTTLISSLEDELDRTTSQKLQTLRDLQRRRQDPSDIFIEINNMTSELEQLRNAANASKSEAVMLAAEIEKMRASIGTAEVRCLAAKKIEEAARAAEALALAEIKILLSNEASSAEGLQGADGVNLSLEEYSELVSKAQEADECSRKKIEGAMVQVVEANQSESCSIRKLEEAQLQVDECKKALQEAQERVDAANRGKIAVEEALRRCRSATGYKRRSLHDHPKFKHAAPRGRDSQNLDIVDLSKGPLKPTLSIGQILSRKLMGPDGYDKSVWENTSEASNVSLGQILNRRRAVVYSSDATAHASGQGDKSKHAKKFAGKRKKFAFTGLSVFLARQAKSKKNKNHIRTTNVNLAGKKNCCVPS; encoded by the exons ATGAACGGCGAGCCCGAGGCGCAAGACCtagctccgcccgccgccggcggcgtcctgGAGGTCCGGGCGGAGGTCGACACCTCGGCGCCCTTCAAGTCTGTGCGCGAGGCCGTCGACCACttcggcggcagcgccgcctgGAGCTCCCACCTCATCAAGCGCATGTTCGTGCCCCCAAAG GTGGGAACTGAAGAATTGGCCAATTTGGAAGAGCAGACCCGGCAGCTGGAGAAGGTGCTCAGCATCAAAGAAAGGGAAACGCTTGATGTGCTGAAAGAGTTGGAGTCCACCAAGAAGGTTATTGCATATTTAAAGCTCCAGGTACAGAGCGAAGAAGCTTGTACATTTTCCATCTCTGAGGAGAGGGACCAAGCTGAGGCAACCACTGAAGAAGGACCTCCGGAAAAGCAGTCTGAAAATGCCGAACCTGAAGTGCGTATGCCTGGCCAAGATGCACAGCTGCAGCAGGCTCCTGGTTCTTCAGTGCTAAAGGGGCTTGAGCAGGCCAAAGCTAACTTAAACAAGACCTCGAGTGATTTAGAAGCTATAAGGGCCTGCATCGAGTCGCTACAGAATGAAATTGCTAAAGAGAAAGTCTTGGTGGAGAGAAGCCGAGAGAAGGTGTGCGCCAACACTACATTGATTTCATCACTGGAGGATGAACTAGACCGGACGACCTCACAGAAGCTGCAGACACTGAGGGATCTGCAGAGGAGGCGTCAAGATCCCTCGGACATCTTCATCGAGATCAACAACATGACGTCTGAGCTAGAGCAGCTCAGGAACGCAGCGAATGCGTCGAAATCTGAAGCTGTTATGTTGGCTGCTGAAATTGAGAAGATGAGAGCTAGCATTGGCACTGCTGAGGTGAGGTGTCTTGCAGCCAAGAAGATAGAAGAGGCGGCAAGAGCAGCAGAAGCTCTTGCACTCGCTGAGATCAAGATCCTACTAAGCAATGAAGCTTCATCAGCTGAGGGTCTCCAGGGTGCAGATGGTGTGAACCTTTCATTGGAAGAGTACTCTGAGCTTGTTTCCAAAGCACAAGAGGCTGATGAATGCTCAAGAAAGAAAATTGAAGGTGCAATGGTGCAGGTTGTTGAAGCCAACCAGTCAGAATCTTGCTCTATTAGAAAGCTGGAAGAAGCTCAATTACAGGTTGACGAATGTAAGAAGGCACTACAGGAGGCCCAGGAGAGGGTGGATGCTGCCAACCGGGGCAAGATCGCAGTAGAAGAGGCTCTTCGTAGATGCCGATCTGCGACTGGGTACAAGAGGCGTTCACTCCATGACCATCCCAAGTTCAAACACGCAGCACCCCGTGGCAGAGATTCCCAAAATTTGGATATTGTGGACCTTTCAAAGGGTCCCTTGAAGCCAACATTGTCGATCGGTCAGATACTGAGTAGGAAGCTAATGGGGCCTGATGGGTATGATAAAAGTGTTTGGGAGAATACAAGTGAAGCTTCTAATGTGTCACTTGGCCAGATTCTGAACCGAAGGCGTGCAGTTGTGTATAGCAGTGATGCAACTGCTCATGCCAGCGGGCAGGGGGATAAGTCGAAGCATGCCAAGAAATTTgcaggaaaaaggaagaaatttGCATTTACTGGACTCTCAGTTTTCTTGGCAAGACAAGCCAAGAGCAAGAAGAATAAGAATCACATTAGAACTACTAATGTCAACttggcaggaaaaaaaaattgttgtgtACCTAGCTAG